A region of Chloracidobacterium sp. DNA encodes the following proteins:
- the purL gene encoding phosphoribosylformylglycinamidine synthase subunit PurL: MIATQTTAITSEVVEQHNLTPGEYDRIVEVLGREPNITELGVFSVMWSEHCSYKSSRVHLKRLPITGPRVIVPPGENAGVIDIGDDWCVAFKVESHNHPSFIEPFQGAATGVGGILRDVFTMGARPVAAMNSLRFGPLDDPKHGNRNRSILKGCVAGIGHYGNCFGVPTIGGEVVFDESYSLNPLVNAFALGLVRKDQIFFGKATGVGNPVLYAGAKTGRDGIHGATMASAEFDDQALEKRPTVQVGDPFLEKLLLEACLEAMRSGAIEGIQDMGAAGLTSSSVEMAARAGTGLEIDLTLVPQRETGMTAYEMLLSESQERMLIVARKGREKEVVEIFNKWDLDAVVIGKVVEGDRLKIIHNGIVEADLPVQALTDEAPKYERPMAETSSKFKVPISKFEEKRSSNFELGTLNLEQVLKALLASPNICSKRWVYEQYDTMVRTNTVLMPGSDAAVIRIKETRRAIAMCLDGNGKFVAIDAHNGAKLAVAEAARNVVCVGAKPIAVTNCLNFASPERPEVMRSFSDVIDGMAEACKVFETPVVSGNVSFYNETDGSGILPTPTIGMVGLIEDSRKIIMPGFKREGDIIAVLGETRDDLAASEYAQTVLGLSTKQIIENGIAPIIDLAQEKLIQETLLKLNDQCSISSAHDCSDGGLAVAIVECCFSSLGRKAIGAEINIESKDSSNDSLLFGETPSRIIISFAPEKLENIKNAIGECPFEVIGRVGGDKLSVSVNSETLVASMLGDLETVWSNSLQSRLEN, from the coding sequence ATGATCGCCACCCAAACCACCGCCATTACCTCCGAAGTCGTCGAACAGCACAACCTTACTCCCGGCGAGTACGACCGTATAGTTGAAGTCCTCGGGCGTGAGCCAAATATCACTGAACTCGGCGTATTCAGCGTAATGTGGTCGGAGCATTGTTCTTATAAATCTTCACGAGTTCATTTGAAACGATTGCCAATAACTGGACCGCGTGTCATCGTGCCGCCCGGCGAGAATGCAGGTGTCATAGACATTGGCGATGACTGGTGCGTTGCCTTTAAGGTTGAATCGCACAATCATCCTAGTTTTATCGAGCCTTTTCAGGGCGCCGCGACAGGTGTCGGCGGCATCTTGCGAGATGTTTTTACAATGGGAGCGCGTCCGGTCGCGGCGATGAATAGCTTGCGTTTTGGGCCGCTTGACGATCCAAAGCACGGCAATCGTAATAGATCTATTCTAAAAGGCTGCGTTGCGGGCATAGGCCACTACGGCAACTGCTTTGGCGTGCCGACCATCGGCGGCGAAGTTGTATTTGACGAATCTTACAGCCTCAATCCGCTGGTCAATGCCTTCGCTCTCGGCCTAGTCAGAAAAGATCAGATCTTTTTTGGCAAAGCAACCGGAGTTGGCAATCCGGTTCTTTATGCAGGCGCAAAAACAGGCCGCGATGGCATTCACGGAGCGACAATGGCTTCGGCTGAGTTTGACGATCAGGCGCTCGAAAAACGTCCGACTGTTCAGGTCGGCGATCCGTTCCTCGAAAAACTTCTGCTTGAAGCATGTCTCGAAGCAATGCGCAGCGGAGCTATCGAAGGCATTCAGGATATGGGCGCAGCAGGCCTGACATCATCGTCTGTCGAAATGGCAGCTCGTGCCGGAACCGGACTTGAGATCGATCTGACGCTTGTTCCGCAACGCGAAACGGGAATGACTGCCTATGAAATGCTGCTGTCGGAATCTCAGGAGCGCATGCTGATCGTTGCCCGTAAAGGCCGCGAAAAAGAGGTCGTCGAGATCTTTAACAAATGGGATCTCGATGCAGTGGTTATAGGCAAGGTAGTCGAGGGCGACCGCCTTAAGATCATCCATAACGGCATCGTCGAAGCTGATCTGCCTGTCCAAGCCTTAACTGATGAGGCGCCGAAGTATGAGCGCCCAATGGCAGAAACGAGTTCAAAGTTCAAAGTTCCAATTTCAAAGTTTGAAGAAAAACGCAGTTCTAACTTTGAACTTGGAACTTTGAACCTTGAACAAGTGCTGAAAGCACTTTTGGCTTCTCCAAATATATGCTCTAAGCGTTGGGTTTACGAGCAATACGACACGATGGTTCGGACAAATACGGTGTTGATGCCGGGTTCAGATGCTGCTGTTATTCGTATCAAGGAAACTCGACGGGCAATAGCGATGTGTCTGGACGGCAATGGTAAATTTGTTGCCATCGATGCCCATAACGGAGCAAAACTCGCCGTTGCCGAAGCCGCCCGAAATGTCGTTTGCGTTGGAGCAAAGCCCATTGCCGTCACAAACTGTCTTAACTTCGCTTCGCCCGAACGCCCGGAAGTAATGCGAAGCTTTTCCGACGTGATCGACGGTATGGCTGAGGCCTGTAAAGTGTTTGAAACGCCGGTCGTGTCGGGCAACGTATCGTTTTACAACGAAACCGACGGCAGCGGAATTTTGCCGACACCGACGATCGGCATGGTTGGCTTGATCGAAGATTCGCGAAAGATAATCATGCCTGGCTTTAAGCGTGAGGGCGACATCATCGCCGTTCTTGGTGAAACGCGAGACGATCTTGCCGCAAGCGAATACGCTCAAACAGTTCTTGGTCTTTCCACTAAACAGATCATCGAAAACGGGATAGCTCCGATCATTGACCTCGCACAGGAAAAACTCATTCAGGAAACGCTGCTAAAGCTAAACGACCAATGTTCGATCTCTTCAGCACACGATTGTTCCGACGGCGGCCTTGCCGTTGCGATAGTTGAATGTTGTTTCTCGTCGCTCGGCCGCAAAGCGATTGGTGCAGAGATAAATATTGAAAGTAAAGACTCGTCTAATGATTCGTTACTCTTTGGCGAAACACCGTCGCGTATAATCATAAGCTTTGCTCCGGAAAAACTTGAAAATATAAAAAACGCTATCGGGGAATGTCCATTTGAGGTTATAGGGCGAGTTGGCGGTGACAAATTAAGCGTTTCGGTAAACAGTGAGACGTTAGTTGCATCAATGCTCGGCGATCTGGAAACCGTTTGGAGCAATTCGTTACAAAGCCGTTTAGAGAACTAG
- a CDS encoding DinB family protein: MFRKIEDFQKAWAYEVEMTTKALTNLTDASLSQKVTEDGRTLGFIGWHLAITTGEMLGLVGLTVDAPAVDSDCPGSAAEIVAAYERGGKSAGEEVGKHWTDETLLIEDEMYGETWSRGMTLFYLIAHQAHHRGQMTVLMRQAGIPVPGVYGPSKEEWAALGAPAMP, translated from the coding sequence ATGTTTAGAAAGATCGAAGATTTTCAAAAAGCGTGGGCATATGAGGTTGAGATGACCACTAAGGCCCTAACTAACCTGACTGATGCTTCGCTGTCACAGAAAGTTACGGAAGACGGGCGGACACTCGGTTTTATAGGCTGGCATTTGGCGATAACCACCGGAGAAATGCTTGGCCTTGTCGGCCTCACCGTTGACGCTCCGGCGGTTGACAGCGATTGCCCAGGCAGCGCAGCAGAGATCGTCGCAGCCTATGAACGCGGAGGAAAATCCGCTGGCGAAGAGGTCGGCAAGCACTGGACGGACGAAACTTTGCTGATCGAAGACGAGATGTACGGCGAAACCTGGTCGCGCGGTATGACCTTGTTTTACCTGATCGCTCATCAGGCCCATCATCGCGGCCAGATGACCGTGCTGATGCGTCAGGCGGGCATTCCGGTTCCTGGGGTTTACGGCCCTTCGAAAGAAGAATGGGCCGCGTTGGGAGCCCCGGCAATGCCGTAA
- a CDS encoding TlpA family protein disulfide reductase, which produces MNNLMIFRGRLSSAFVAALVISLCGICAAQTAPKGSNTKSTKAAVSSFPKVKQIDVEGLKRLLKPNGKPLLINFWATWCDPCREEFPDLVKIDSEFSGKIDLLTVSLDDLAEINGDVPRFLKEMNSKIPAYLLYTPDESAAITMVSKDWSGNLPLTILFAADGSIAYQRMGRLKHAAATAEIEKLLAVRKQDASVYVVMDFVKIKDGRRDETIFYYENNWKLYRDEALKRGVIHSYELIDAKSETKTEFDLILITRYSGEEQFKNSEKNFELILKILRPNGPILKSDLKPDEFRQNVFLYNGKTAFASVRYE; this is translated from the coding sequence ATGAATAATTTAATGATCTTTAGGGGGCGTCTGAGTTCAGCGTTTGTTGCGGCGCTAGTCATTTCTCTATGTGGGATTTGCGCTGCACAAACTGCGCCCAAAGGCAGTAATACGAAAAGCACAAAAGCAGCGGTCTCATCATTTCCGAAGGTAAAGCAGATAGATGTCGAGGGCCTTAAACGACTACTCAAGCCGAACGGCAAGCCGCTGTTGATCAATTTTTGGGCGACCTGGTGTGACCCTTGCCGCGAAGAATTTCCCGATCTGGTCAAGATCGATAGTGAGTTTAGCGGGAAGATAGATCTTCTTACCGTATCTCTTGACGATCTTGCTGAGATAAACGGTGATGTTCCCCGTTTTCTAAAAGAAATGAACTCGAAGATACCGGCGTATCTCCTTTACACGCCGGACGAAAGCGCGGCCATTACTATGGTCTCTAAAGATTGGTCAGGAAATCTGCCTCTGACTATCCTTTTCGCTGCCGACGGAAGCATCGCTTATCAGCGCATGGGACGACTCAAGCATGCTGCCGCAACTGCTGAGATCGAAAAATTATTGGCAGTGCGCAAGCAAGATGCAAGTGTTTACGTCGTGATGGATTTTGTGAAGATCAAAGACGGCCGTCGCGACGAAACCATCTTTTACTACGAGAACAACTGGAAACTCTATCGCGACGAAGCCCTGAAACGCGGTGTTATTCACTCGTACGAGCTCATAGATGCAAAATCAGAAACTAAAACCGAATTTGATCTGATATTGATAACGCGTTACAGCGGCGAGGAACAGTTTAAGAATAGTGAAAAGAATTTTGAGCTGATACTAAAGATTCTCAGGCCGAACGGCCCAATACTCAAGAGTGATTTAAAGCCTGACGAATTTCGGCAAAATGTCTTTTTGTATAACGGAAAAACTGCATTTGCGTCGGTAAGATATGAGTAA
- a CDS encoding redoxin domain-containing protein — protein MKKAAFLFSIFFAFAVAASAQGLAIGAAMENFSLADTSGKMQTLNEMKGTKGAVIIFVSAKCPVVYMYNERMNQIASDYKAKGINVIGINSNVTENGEQIKAHASLTFNFPVLIDKNSLLADKLGATRTPEVYFVDAKNTLLYHGAIDNDRTGNKITDKYLRTAFDSSLAGKKIEKTSTAAFGCTIKRAGDE, from the coding sequence ATGAAAAAAGCAGCATTCTTATTTAGTATATTTTTTGCATTTGCCGTGGCTGCAAGTGCACAAGGTTTAGCCATCGGCGCTGCGATGGAAAACTTTTCTTTGGCAGACACGAGCGGCAAAATGCAGACCCTGAACGAAATGAAGGGCACAAAGGGCGCCGTTATCATCTTTGTTTCTGCAAAATGCCCGGTTGTCTATATGTATAACGAGCGGATGAATCAGATCGCTTCCGATTATAAAGCGAAGGGCATCAATGTCATTGGCATAAATTCGAACGTCACGGAAAACGGCGAACAGATCAAGGCACACGCGTCTTTGACCTTTAATTTCCCGGTATTGATCGATAAGAACAGCCTCCTTGCTGACAAACTTGGAGCTACGCGAACGCCGGAAGTTTACTTTGTCGATGCCAAAAATACACTTCTTTATCACGGAGCGATCGACAACGACCGAACCGGCAACAAAATAACCGACAAGTACCTGAGAACGGCCTTTGACTCGTCTCTGGCCGGAAAGAAGATCGAAAAGACATCAACCGCTGCCTTTGGATGCACGATCAAGCGGGCGGGCGATGAATAA
- a CDS encoding DUF1569 domain-containing protein, which yields MPTIRNQTERTKLIERLNKLTGEEKAAWGKMNVNQMVSHLVQAGDLPFSASLSDKSTFFSRTFIKPLILYVLPMPKEVKTSPEMNQQESGRKPLEFDVDKGLVIDLINRLGDLPVDHDCKYHPFFGKMNAKEWAVIAYKHIDHHLKQFGV from the coding sequence ATGCCAACAATTAGAAATCAAACTGAAAGAACAAAGCTGATAGAACGGCTAAACAAGCTTACGGGCGAGGAAAAGGCGGCTTGGGGCAAGATGAACGTCAACCAAATGGTGTCCCATCTGGTTCAGGCAGGCGATCTGCCTTTCTCAGCGAGCCTTTCGGATAAGAGTACCTTTTTTTCAAGAACCTTCATTAAACCGCTAATATTGTATGTTCTGCCGATGCCAAAAGAGGTAAAAACCTCGCCCGAAATGAATCAGCAGGAGAGCGGACGAAAACCACTGGAATTCGATGTGGATAAAGGCCTGGTCATCGACCTTATCAACAGATTAGGCGATTTGCCGGTCGATCACGATTGCAAATACCATCCATTTTTTGGAAAGATGAACGCAAAAGAATGGGCTGTGATCGCTTACAAGCACATAGACCATCATCTAAAACAATTTGGGGTTTAA
- a CDS encoding magnesium transporter, with protein sequence MNRPVFDARNEKIAVIKDVLVRYGEEEHPPVIGLVARYRRRNFFMPSRDFTNLGLHGAKMTSAILDLTPFIRREGEVLLGKDVLDNQLIDVDGKRVVRVNDVQLIEAGGIWRVSGADVSLQGFVRRLMPKGFYGSDRPVEVIDWADVGYLATDTATVTVQLKSSKDKLSRLHPVEIAQLAESLSPIHRTEVVESLDDEIAADTLEEMSTETQAQILEDLNEERAADILEEMSPDDAADVLDQLPDQKSEQLFALMEDEEKAHVAELMAFDNDTAGGLMTTEFVVFPRDLTVGETIRSLREMAETPNMIYYLYVVEEKDSWKICGLISLRSLILSDPTKKLEEVMRSEFRFVHPSESADAVAQTISEYNLLALPVIDDDGDIAGIVTVDDAMEILLPKNLQRRLPRLFG encoded by the coding sequence TTGAATCGCCCTGTTTTTGACGCCCGCAACGAAAAGATCGCGGTCATCAAAGACGTTCTCGTCAGATACGGTGAAGAAGAGCATCCGCCCGTGATCGGCCTTGTAGCTCGCTATCGGCGGCGTAATTTCTTTATGCCGAGCCGCGATTTTACCAACCTCGGCCTACACGGAGCCAAAATGACCTCCGCGATCCTTGACCTGACGCCGTTCATCCGCCGCGAAGGTGAGGTTTTGTTGGGCAAAGATGTGCTCGACAATCAGCTCATCGACGTCGACGGTAAACGCGTCGTCCGCGTTAATGATGTCCAACTCATCGAAGCCGGCGGCATTTGGCGCGTTTCAGGAGCCGATGTGAGCCTGCAAGGCTTCGTCCGCCGCCTTATGCCAAAAGGCTTCTACGGCAGCGACCGTCCGGTCGAAGTTATAGACTGGGCAGACGTAGGCTATCTTGCCACAGACACAGCAACAGTAACAGTGCAGCTAAAGTCCTCAAAAGACAAGCTTTCCCGTCTTCATCCAGTCGAGATCGCCCAACTCGCCGAGTCACTCTCACCTATCCATCGTACCGAGGTAGTAGAAAGCCTCGATGACGAAATTGCGGCCGACACATTAGAAGAAATGTCTACCGAAACTCAGGCCCAAATTTTGGAGGATTTAAATGAGGAACGTGCTGCCGACATTCTAGAGGAAATGTCACCCGACGATGCAGCGGACGTTCTCGATCAGCTTCCTGATCAAAAGTCCGAGCAGCTTTTTGCCTTGATGGAAGATGAGGAAAAGGCCCATGTGGCCGAGTTGATGGCGTTTGACAATGACACGGCGGGCGGCTTGATGACGACCGAGTTCGTCGTATTTCCTAGAGACTTGACTGTTGGCGAGACGATACGTTCGCTTCGCGAAATGGCCGAGACGCCGAACATGATCTATTACCTTTACGTTGTTGAGGAAAAAGATTCTTGGAAGATTTGCGGTCTTATCTCATTGCGTTCATTGATCTTATCCGACCCGACAAAAAAACTCGAAGAAGTAATGCGATCCGAATTCCGTTTTGTCCATCCATCGGAATCGGCAGACGCGGTCGCCCAGACCATCTCCGAATATAACCTTCTCGCCTTACCTGTCATTGATGATGACGGAGACATTGCGGGTATCGTTACCGTCGATGACGCGATGGAAATACTCCTTCCAAAAAATTTGCAGCGTCGTCTTCCGCGTCTTTTCGGATAA
- a CDS encoding lytic transglycosylase domain-containing protein — translation MKSSLTKALFISLIAVVPAFSQTGPRVLDNFAIANGVQVRRTESIPVFAKTKAKLGSKAANSKSLVQKTAQVRPVVPTRMSVTEGLADREMMQPQYSSYNKLSLGSNTQMKGFTTGDAMIDSFIVDSSRRYGIDPLLIYAQMHQESSFKLKALSYKGASGLMQLMPATARRLGVTNIYDPRQNIEGGVKYMRMLLDMFGQDVNLALAGYNAGEGAVMKYGRQIPPYNETREYVRRISARYGSISDGSYARTVRRVNAPTAAKLEQKDARPLSIYEPNALAIRLADGRMRLVNQ, via the coding sequence ATGAAATCATCACTCACCAAAGCCCTATTTATCTCTTTAATTGCAGTAGTTCCCGCCTTTTCACAGACTGGTCCACGTGTTTTGGACAATTTTGCGATCGCAAACGGCGTTCAGGTTCGCCGGACGGAATCCATTCCTGTTTTCGCCAAAACAAAGGCAAAATTAGGCTCAAAAGCCGCTAACAGCAAGAGTCTCGTGCAAAAGACGGCACAAGTCCGCCCTGTCGTTCCGACGCGTATGAGCGTCACTGAGGGCCTTGCGGACCGAGAAATGATGCAGCCGCAGTACAGCAGCTACAACAAGCTCTCGCTCGGCTCAAACACTCAAATGAAAGGGTTTACGACCGGTGATGCAATGATCGATTCGTTTATTGTCGATTCGAGCCGCCGTTACGGCATTGATCCTCTGCTGATCTACGCTCAGATGCACCAGGAATCGTCATTTAAGCTCAAAGCCTTATCTTATAAGGGTGCGAGCGGCCTGATGCAGCTCATGCCGGCGACCGCGAGACGTTTGGGCGTGACCAATATCTACGACCCGCGACAGAATATCGAAGGCGGCGTCAAATACATGCGAATGCTGCTGGATATGTTCGGCCAGGACGTAAACCTTGCATTAGCAGGATATAACGCCGGTGAAGGTGCCGTGATGAAATACGGCCGCCAGATACCGCCATACAACGAAACCCGCGAATACGTACGCCGGATCTCGGCTCGCTACGGCTCGATATCTGACGGCAGCTATGCCCGAACAGTGCGAAGAGTAAACGCCCCAACCGCCGCAAAACTCGAACAAAAAGACGCTCGCCCGCTCAGCATCTACGAGCCAAACGCACTAGCCATCCGCCTAGCCGACGGCCGGATGCGACTCGTTAATCAATAA
- a CDS encoding PH domain-containing protein, with amino-acid sequence MYCEKCGADNSETAVFCRKCGVAMAEMETRVAARSAMADVPQSRVQSPMSNVQNSSAIEREVFAIAPTMKFVKAGYIGAAVAAILLVGIVSALLSSYVPIWVAVILGLLLFLVPGFYHLKQKFLRYTLTETKLEIDSGFISRNTRNVPLRRVQDVTVSATPWQRLLGIGDLVIDNASDDGGKTMLKNIDTPKRYADELLEQMRRLER; translated from the coding sequence ATGTATTGCGAAAAATGCGGAGCGGACAATTCGGAGACGGCGGTGTTTTGCAGGAAATGCGGCGTGGCGATGGCGGAGATGGAGACGCGTGTGGCTGCGCGAAGTGCAATGGCTGATGTACCTCAAAGCCGGGTCCAAAGTCCGATGTCCAATGTCCAAAATTCGAGTGCGATTGAAAGAGAGGTCTTTGCGATCGCTCCGACGATGAAGTTTGTGAAGGCGGGCTATATTGGTGCCGCTGTTGCTGCAATTTTGTTGGTTGGTATTGTCAGTGCGCTTCTTTCGAGCTATGTGCCAATATGGGTTGCGGTTATCTTGGGGCTGCTGCTATTTTTGGTGCCGGGCTTTTATCATCTCAAACAAAAATTTTTGCGTTATACGCTGACGGAAACGAAATTAGAGATCGATTCGGGCTTTATTTCTCGTAATACGCGTAATGTGCCGCTTCGAAGGGTACAGGATGTGACCGTTTCGGCGACGCCTTGGCAGAGGCTGTTGGGAATAGGCGATCTCGTCATCGACAACGCCAGCGACGACGGCGGCAAGACCATGCTCAAAAACATCGACACGCCAAAACGTTATGCCGACGAGTTGCTCGAACAGATGCGGCGGTTGGAGAGATAA
- the rfbB gene encoding dTDP-glucose 4,6-dehydratase produces the protein MKTIFVTGGAGFIGSAFVRQVLERTDDVRIVNFDALTYAGNLENLNGLDESRHEFVKGDICDAEVVLSALPDGCDAIFNFAAESHVDRSITSAGEFLRTNIIGTQVLLDAAREKSVRRFVQVSTDEVMGSLTDGSDELFTEDTALAPNSPYAASKASAELMVRAARETFGVDAVITRCGNNYGPRQFPEKLIPLMIANAMADEPLPVYGDGRNVRDWIFVEDHCAAIWLAYEKGVSGEAYNIGARNERENIDVVTAILDALGKPHSLIKFVTDRLGHDRRYAIDATKTENELGWKPATTWETGLAQTIDWYRSNQDWVDHVRSGEYREYYREMYGARLTGN, from the coding sequence ATGAAGACGATATTTGTAACGGGTGGTGCGGGTTTTATTGGGTCGGCGTTTGTGCGTCAGGTTTTGGAGCGAACTGACGATGTGCGCATCGTGAATTTTGACGCGCTGACCTATGCGGGAAATCTTGAGAACCTGAACGGTTTGGATGAGAGTCGTCACGAGTTTGTTAAGGGCGATATTTGCGACGCGGAGGTTGTTCTATCGGCGCTGCCTGATGGGTGTGACGCGATATTTAATTTTGCTGCAGAGTCGCACGTTGATCGGAGTATCACTTCGGCAGGCGAATTCTTGCGCACGAACATCATTGGCACACAGGTTTTGCTCGACGCTGCGCGTGAAAAAAGTGTTCGGCGTTTTGTGCAGGTTTCGACCGATGAAGTGATGGGAAGTTTGACGGACGGTTCGGATGAGCTTTTTACGGAGGACACCGCGCTTGCACCAAATTCACCTTATGCCGCGTCGAAGGCTTCGGCGGAGTTGATGGTCAGAGCGGCTCGCGAAACTTTTGGCGTCGATGCCGTCATCACGCGCTGCGGAAACAATTACGGGCCGCGTCAATTTCCGGAAAAACTGATCCCGCTGATGATCGCCAACGCGATGGCAGACGAACCGCTTCCCGTTTACGGTGACGGGCGAAATGTGCGTGATTGGATATTTGTCGAGGACCATTGCGCCGCGATCTGGCTCGCATATGAGAAAGGCGTTTCGGGCGAGGCTTACAACATTGGTGCTCGTAATGAACGTGAGAATATTGATGTCGTTACAGCGATCCTTGATGCTTTGGGTAAGCCGCACAGCCTGATCAAATTTGTCACCGACCGTCTTGGACACGACCGCCGTTACGCGATCGATGCAACCAAAACTGAGAACGAACTTGGCTGGAAACCCGCGACCACCTGGGAAACCGGCTTGGCTCAAACTATCGATTGGTACAGATCAAATCAGGATTGGGTCGATCACGTTCGCAGCGGTGAGTATCGTGAATATTACCGCGAGATGTATGGAGCAAGACTGACTGGAAACTAA